A genomic segment from Aegilops tauschii subsp. strangulata cultivar AL8/78 chromosome 1, Aet v6.0, whole genome shotgun sequence encodes:
- the LOC109763460 gene encoding universal stress protein PHOS32 has product MAATHHPASPTGAGAGGKSPSSSPSPPPAVRLAASQAAAVAAIQPSSPRYFFSSLAASSSPHRRIAIAVDLSDESAFAVKWAVQNYLRPGDAVVLLHVRPTSVLYGADWGSIPVSVDDGDGEGGGGGAAPASGDLEEDARKKREEDFDAFTSTKSQDLAQPLVAAQIPFKIHIVKDHDMKERLCLEAERLGLSAMIMGSRGFGASRRAGNGRLGSVSDYCVHHCVCPVVVVRYPDDAGAAGGAESVGDELRTVPENEVVFHEAPEGQKEN; this is encoded by the exons ATGGCGGCGACGCACCACCCGGCCTCCCcgaccggcgccggcgccggcggcaagtccccgtcctcctctccctcgccgccgccggccgtgcGCCTGGCGGCGTCGCAGGCGGCGGCCGTCGCGGCGATCCAGCCCAGCTCGCCGCGCTACTTCTTCTCCTCCCTCgcggcctcctcctcgccgcaCCGCCGCATCGCCATCGCCGTCGACCTGTCCGACGAGTCCGCCTTCGCCGTCAAGTGGGCCGTGCAGAACTACCTGCGCCCGGGCGACGCCGTCGTGCTCCTGCACGTGCGCCCCACCTCCGTGCTCTACGGCGCCGACTGGGGCTCCATCCCCGTCTCCgtcgacgacggcgacggggaggggggaggaggaggcgcggcgCCGGCGTCCGGGGACCTGGAGGAGGACGCGCGCAAGAAGCGGGAGGAGGACTTCGACGCCTTCACCTCCACCAAGTCGCAGGACCTGGCGCAGCCGCTCGTCGCCGCGCAGATCCCCTTCAAGATCCACATCGTCAAGGACCACGACATGAAGGAGCGCCTCTGCCTCGAGGCCGAGCGCCTCGGCCTCTCCGCCATGATCATGGGCAGCCGCGGCTTCGGCGCCTCTCGCAGGGCAGGTAACGGCAGGCTCGGGAGTGTCAGCGACTACTGCGTGCACCACTGCGTCTGCCCCGTGGTGGTTGTCAGGTACCCTGATGACGCCGGGGCTGCGGGCGGTGCCGAGTCTGTGGGGGATGAGCTGCGGACGGTGCCTGAGAACGAGGTGGTGTTCCATGAGGCGCCAGAGGGGCAGAAAG AAAACTGA